From one Paenibacillus sp. FSL K6-1330 genomic stretch:
- the thyA gene encoding thymidylate synthase: MKQYLELLQDILDHGVEKGDRTGTGTLSVFGRQLRFDLSKGFPLMTTKRIHLKSVIHELLWFLSGETNIRYLKENGVRIWDEWADEDGNLGPVYGSQWRAWETPDGRYIDQIANVIDSIKNNPDSRRHIVSAWNVAEIDNMKLPPCHFVFQFYVAGGKLSCMLTMRSVDSFLGLPFNIASYALLTHMVAQQCGLEPGEFIWSGGDVHIYSNHMEQVRTQLEREPYELPKLVIKRKPESIFDYTFEDFEFEGYQYHPTIKATVAV; this comes from the coding sequence ATGAAACAATACTTGGAGCTGCTGCAAGACATTCTTGATCATGGAGTAGAGAAAGGGGACCGTACGGGGACGGGAACGTTATCCGTATTTGGAAGACAGCTGCGTTTTGACCTTTCCAAAGGCTTCCCTCTGATGACAACCAAGCGGATTCACCTGAAATCGGTGATCCATGAGCTTCTGTGGTTCTTAAGCGGGGAAACGAATATCCGGTATCTGAAAGAAAACGGCGTGCGGATATGGGACGAATGGGCGGATGAGGACGGCAATTTGGGACCGGTTTATGGCTCGCAGTGGCGAGCATGGGAAACGCCGGATGGACGCTATATCGACCAGATTGCCAATGTCATCGATTCGATTAAAAACAATCCCGACTCCCGGCGGCATATCGTCAGTGCCTGGAACGTGGCAGAGATCGATAACATGAAGCTGCCTCCATGCCATTTTGTATTCCAATTCTACGTGGCGGGCGGGAAACTCTCCTGTATGCTTACCATGCGTTCTGTGGACAGCTTCCTTGGGCTGCCGTTCAACATTGCGAGTTATGCGCTGCTCACCCATATGGTTGCCCAGCAGTGCGGCCTAGAGCCGGGTGAATTCATCTGGTCCGGAGGCGATGTCCATATCTATTCCAATCATATGGAACAGGTCAGAACGCAGCTTGAACGTGAGCCTTATGAGCTGCCGAAGCTGGTCATCAAGCGCAAGCCGGAGAGCATCTTTGATTATACATTCGAAGACTTTGAATTCGAGGGTTACCAGTATCATCCAACCATTAAAGCGACCGTAGCTGTGTAA
- a CDS encoding dihydrofolate reductase → MISMIWAMGKDQVIGLNGTMPWRLPRDMAFFKETTLHKTILMGRKTWDSFGSKPLPHRKNIVLTRDKSFTLTEDQGIVIHDIDEALPYAENGELMVIGGSQIYELMLPKADRLYCTFIDETFEGDTFFPEVNWDEWRIIEEVPGITDEKNPYAYRFVTFERK, encoded by the coding sequence ATGATATCCATGATATGGGCAATGGGCAAGGATCAGGTGATCGGGCTGAATGGTACGATGCCGTGGCGTTTGCCGCGGGATATGGCCTTTTTTAAGGAGACGACCCTGCACAAAACAATTCTGATGGGGCGCAAGACCTGGGATTCCTTTGGCAGTAAACCGCTGCCTCACCGAAAGAACATCGTACTTACGAGAGACAAAAGCTTCACGCTGACAGAGGATCAAGGCATCGTGATCCATGATATCGATGAAGCCCTTCCCTACGCGGAGAACGGAGAACTGATGGTGATCGGCGGATCGCAGATCTATGAATTGATGCTGCCGAAAGCGGATCGTCTGTACTGCACATTTATTGATGAGACTTTTGAAGGGGATACGTTCTTCCCTGAAGTGAACTGGGATGAATGGAGGATTATTGAAGAAGTTCCCGGCATAACAGATGAGAAAAATCCATATGCCTACCGGTTTGTTACATTTGAACGAAAATAA
- a CDS encoding glutamate synthase subunit beta, protein MSTPTGFMEYQRQLPADRSPAERVKDWEEFHKHLEEEELQTQGARCMDCGTPYCHTGIDMLGGTSGCPIHNLIPEWNNLVYRGLWREALERLHKTNNFPEFTGRVCPAPCEGSCTVGLIGEPVTIKSIEQAIIDKGFEEGWVVPEPPAKRTGRRVAVVGSGPAGLAAAAQLNKAGHSVTVFERADRIGGLLTYGIPSMKLDKGIVQRRVDLLAAEGVEFVVNTEIGKDIPAKQLMEDYDAVVLCGGATKPREFNIEGSDLKGIHYAMDYLNGTIKSLLDSGLEDGNYLSAKDKDVIVIGGGDTGSDCVATALRHGCTSVTQFGTHKQAPLQRDPIANPWPQFPNVYTLDYAHEEAKALFGNDPREFSIMTTKFVGDEEGNLKELHTVQIERIVDETGRKVYQPIPGTEKAFPAQMAFIAIGFDGPEHTLVEQLGLETDRRSNVKAPYGKYTTNVDKVFAAGDMRRGQSLVVWAINEGREVAREVDKYLMGATVLV, encoded by the coding sequence ATGTCTACACCAACAGGATTTATGGAATATCAGCGCCAGCTTCCGGCAGATCGGAGCCCGGCTGAACGAGTTAAAGACTGGGAAGAGTTTCATAAACATTTAGAAGAAGAAGAGCTCCAGACCCAGGGAGCACGCTGCATGGACTGCGGTACGCCATACTGCCATACAGGGATCGATATGCTCGGCGGCACTTCGGGTTGCCCGATTCACAATCTGATTCCGGAATGGAATAATCTTGTTTATAGGGGATTATGGAGAGAAGCTTTAGAGCGTCTTCATAAAACAAACAATTTCCCTGAGTTTACCGGACGCGTATGTCCTGCCCCTTGTGAGGGTTCCTGCACCGTCGGTTTGATCGGGGAGCCGGTCACGATTAAATCCATCGAGCAAGCGATCATCGATAAGGGCTTTGAGGAAGGGTGGGTCGTTCCCGAGCCGCCGGCAAAGCGCACGGGACGTCGCGTAGCCGTTGTCGGTTCTGGTCCGGCAGGGCTGGCTGCTGCTGCTCAACTGAACAAAGCAGGCCATTCCGTAACCGTCTTTGAACGTGCCGACCGCATCGGCGGCCTGTTGACATACGGAATCCCATCCATGAAGCTGGACAAGGGGATTGTTCAGCGCCGTGTCGATCTGCTCGCGGCTGAAGGCGTTGAATTCGTTGTCAACACTGAGATCGGCAAGGATATTCCCGCCAAGCAGCTGATGGAAGACTACGATGCCGTCGTACTGTGCGGCGGTGCAACAAAGCCGCGCGAATTCAACATTGAGGGCAGTGATCTCAAGGGCATTCATTACGCGATGGATTATCTGAACGGAACCATCAAGAGCCTGCTGGATTCCGGTCTTGAAGACGGCAATTACTTGTCGGCAAAAGACAAGGACGTTATCGTCATTGGCGGCGGCGATACCGGCTCCGACTGCGTCGCGACAGCGCTTCGTCACGGCTGCACCAGCGTCACTCAGTTCGGTACGCATAAGCAGGCTCCGCTGCAGCGTGATCCGATTGCGAACCCTTGGCCACAGTTTCCGAACGTGTATACGCTTGATTACGCACACGAGGAAGCCAAAGCGCTGTTTGGCAACGATCCACGCGAATTCTCCATTATGACTACGAAATTTGTCGGAGATGAAGAGGGCAATCTGAAGGAGCTTCATACCGTTCAAATCGAGCGTATTGTAGATGAAACGGGTCGTAAAGTGTATCAACCGATTCCGGGCACAGAAAAGGCATTTCCTGCTCAAATGGCGTTCATCGCCATCGGTTTTGACGGACCGGAGCATACGCTGGTCGAGCAGCTGGGGCTAGAAACGGATCGCCGTTCCAATGTGAAAGCACCGTATGGCAAATATACGACCAATGTGGATAAAGTATTTGCCGCCGGAGATATGCGTCGCGGTCAAAGCCTCGTGGTATGGGCCATCAACGAAGGACGCGAGGTGGCACGCGAGGTAGACAAATATTTGATGGGTGCGACCGTACTGGTTTAA